The Bosea sp. 685 DNA window CCTTCGGCCAGCTTGCGGCCCTGATGCATGACCACGACATGGTCCGACAGGTCCATAACGAGGCCGATATCGTGCTCGATCAGGAGGATGGTGACGTCGTCGGTCAGGCTGCGCACGAGCCTGGCCGTCTCGGCCGTGTCGCCATGGCTCATGCCCTGCGTCGGCTCGTCGAGCAGCAGGATCTTCGGTTCCGAGGCGAGGCAGACCGCGATCTCGAGCCGGCGCTGGTCGCCATGAGAGAGGTTTCCGGCGAGATCGTCGCGCTTATGGGCGAGCTGGAAGCGCTCCAGCATCTGGCCGGTCTTGGCCAGCGCCCGCGTCGAGCGGCCGACAGGCAGAAAGGCGCGCCCGGTCGGCTCCAGCACCTGCGCCGCCAGCCTCAGGTTCTCTGCGACGGTGAGTTCCGGAAACAGGCTGGTGATCTGGAAGGAGCGCGAAAGCCCGGCAGCCTTGGTGCGCTCGGGCGCAGCACCTGTCATGTCGACGCCGTCGATCAGGACCTGGCCATGATGGGGTTTGAGCGCCCCGCTGATCAGGTTGAACAGAGTCGATTTACCCGCGCCGTTGGGGCCGATCACGGTCGTGATCCTGTGGCGCTGCGCCTGGAAGCTGACCTGATCGACGGCCTTGAGGCCGCCGAAGGAGATGCCGAGATCGCGAATGTCGAGAACCGGCTTCATGGGGAGGTCCTCGCGGTTTCGGCGACGATTGCAGGCAGGTCCGCGGGGGCTGCCATCGCAACGGCGGCAGGGCGCCGGCGCGAGAGCCAGGTTTCGATGGCGGGACGCACAACGCCCACCAGCCCCTTGGGCAGGAACATCACGCACAGCATGAAGAGCAGGCCGATGACGATGAGGTGGTGCTCGGTCCAGCTGCCGATGATCGATTTCAGGATGACGAGCAGGACCGAGCCGTAGATCGCTCCGATCAGCGTGCCGACGCCGCCGAGCACCACCGAGATCACCGCATTGCCGGAGGTCGCGAAGAACATCAGCTCCGGCGAGACGAAGCCGCGCAGCATCGGATACAGCGCGCCCGACAGCCCCGCGATCACGCCAGCCAGCACATAGGCCGCCATGCGCGCGCGCCAGACCGAGTAACCGAGGAACGGCACGCGCTTCTCGTTGGCCTTCAGCGCGGTGAGGACGCGGCCGAAGGGCGTGTCGAGCAGATAGGCGGTCAGCGCATAGAGCGCCATGATGATGGCGAGCACGATCAGGAAGAAGCCGACAGGGCTGCCCGCCGAGACCGTGAACGGCCCCAGCCCGATCTCGATAACGGGGATGCCGATCATGCCGTCGGAGGCGCCCAGTTCGCGGGTGTTGTAGACGACCTTGGCCATGACCTGCGCCAGGCCGAAGGTGATCAGCGCGAAATAGACGCCGCGCACCCGGTTGGCGATCAGCCCGCCGATGACGGCCGCGATCAGCGTCGCCAGGAAGGCTGCGCCCATGGCGAGCCAGAAGGAGGGCAGCTTCATCAACGTCAGAGCCGAGACATAGGCGCCGATGCCGAAATAGAGTGCCTGGCCGAGCGAGAGCGCGCCGGAATAGCCGAGCAGCAGATCGACCGAAAGGGCGAGTCCGGCGAAGATCAGCGCTTCCGTACCGAGCCGCAGATAGAAGGTGTCGCCAGTCGCAGCGCCCATGGCTGCAAGGCCAAGCGCGGCGAGGACGAAGAGCAGCGCGAGCAGATGGCTCGCGCGCATGGATTGCGTCAGCCGGTCATGCATGGCCGAGCCTCCCGAACAGGCCCTGCGGGCGGAAAACCAGAAAGGCGACCATGGTCCCGAATACGATCGGATCGGTCCAGACCGGCGAGATCACGAGGCTCGCCAGCGCCTGGACCTGGGTCAGCAGGAGGCCGGCGACGACCGCGCCCCAGATCGAGCCCATGCCGCCGACGATGACGACCGTGAAGGCGAGCAGGATGAAGTCGCGCCCCATGGTCGGGAAGACCGAGTAGATCGGTGCGAGCAGCACGCCGGCGAGCCCGGCAAGGCTGACGCCGAAGGCAAAGGTGCCGGCATAGACAAGCGAGACCGGCACTCCGAGCGAGGCCGCCATGTTGCGGTCGAAGGCGGCGGCGCGGACCATCGCGCCCAGCCGCGTCTTGTAGACGACAAAGGCCACGCCCAGCACGATCGCCGCGCCGACCAGAATGAGGAAGATCCGGTAGTTCGGCAGGATGATGCCGAAGATCTCGGTCGCGCCGGGGATTGGGGTTGGCGGGCGCTGGGTGTTGGCGCCGAAGACGATCTTCAGCACGTCCTCGACGATGAGGCCAAGGCCGAAGGTCACGAGCAGCGTGGTGACGTGGCGGTCCCTGGTGTCGAAGACCGGGCGGATCAGCAGCCGTTCCGCGGCCATGCCGAGCGGGATCATCAGGACCGGCACCAGCACCAGCAGGAACCAGAAGCCGATGCCGGCCGCGCCGAGCGCCAGCGCGGCATAGGCGCCGATCGCGTAGAACTCGCCATGGCTCATATTGATGACGTCGAGCATGCCGAAGATGATGGTCAGCCCCAGCGCCACCAGCACGACCGCGACCCCGAGCGCGAGCCCGTTGACGACCTGCGGGGCGAGGACGAATTGAAGATAGTCGACGGGGGTCATGGCGGGGCCTCGATGAAGGGCTCGGCGCTGTCGCCCCTCCCCATAAGGGGGAGGGGTCGTGCCGTGGCGGCTCAGAACCGCGTGCAGGTGTCGGGGCCGATGGCGTTTTCCGAGGAGACGTTGTCGATGATGTCGAACTTGCCCTTGGTCACGCGCACCACATACATCGGCTGCATGGCCTGGTGGTCGCCGGCGCGGATGGTCTTGGTGCCCTGCGGGGTCTGCCAGCTCAGGCCGCGCAAGGCCTCGCGGACCTTGTCGGTCTCGGTCGAGCCCGCCTTCTCGACGGCTGCCTTGTAGGCGAAGAGCAGGCCATAGCTATCGGCGCCGTAGAGATCGGGATCGGTCTTGTTGGCCGCGCGGAACGCGTCGACGAAGGTCTTGTTCGCGGGGCTGTCGATCTGCGGGGAATAGCCGACGCCGGTGGCGAAGCCCTCCGCGGCCGCGCCGATCGCGGTGATGTTCTGCGAGGTCACGGTGCCGGATGCGCCCACCACGGTCAGGCCCGAGAGCAGTCCGAAATCCTGCAACTGCGTCAGCAGCCGCACCGTGTCGTTGCCGGCGACGGAGGTGTAGAGCACCTGCGGGCGGGTCGCGCGAATCTGGCCGAAATACTGCGTGTAATCCTTGGAATCGAGCGGCGCGAAGACCTCACCGCCGCTCTGCGCTCCACCCTTCTCCGCGCTCGACTTGAAGGCGGCGACGGTAGAGCGGCCCATCTCGTAGTCGGGCCCGAGATAGTAGACCTTGGCCTTGGGCTTCTCCTTGGCGAGCCAGGCCGCGAGCGCCACCGACTGCTGCTCGGCACGCGCATTCACCCGGAACATGTTGGGCGAGCATTTGTCCGTGGTGATCGAGTCGGCGAAGGAGACCGTCGTTGCCGCCAGCTTGGCATTGCGCTCTGCGAGCTGGGCGACGGCGAGCGTCGAGCCGGAATTGACGGTGCCGGTCAGGAAGTCGACTTTTTCGACCTGGAACAGCTTCTCGGCCTTCTGCACGGCAACCGACGGGTTCGCCTCCTCGTCCTCGAACAGCAGATTGACCTGTCGCCCGGCGATGCCGCCGGTCGCATTGATTTCTTTCGCTGCGAGTTCGAGGCCCCAGCGGACCTGCTGGCCGATCGGCGTGTAGGTTCCCGAGAGCGGCGTGACCACGCCGATCTTGATCGGGCCCGACTGGGCGAATGCGCTCCCGCTCAGGGCTGTCGCGGCCAGCAGGCCGGCGGCGAATGTCGTCTTGGCTAATATCGTCTTGGCGGCGGTCTTCATGGTCGTTTCCCTCTTGCTTGGCTTGTTATGGTTGGACAGCTTCAGGCGGTCGCGCGGCGTGTCCTTCGCCGCGCGGATAGGCTCAACGCCCGCTGAATTTCGGGGCGCGCTTGGCGTGGAAGGCCTCGACGCCCTCTCGAAAATCGTCGGACTGGCGCAGGCGGCTGTAGCAATGCCCCTCCAGCTCGATCGCGATGGTGAGCGTCGAATCCTCGGTGTCGTTGAGCAGCTTCTTGGCGGTGCGCTGGGCGATCGGCGAGAAGCCGCGCAGTTCATCGACCAGTCGGTCGGTGGCCGCTTCCAGCTCGGCGTCGGGCACGCATTCGGTGGCCACGCCCCAGTCATAGGCCTGC harbors:
- a CDS encoding ABC transporter ATP-binding protein, whose protein sequence is MKPVLDIRDLGISFGGLKAVDQVSFQAQRHRITTVIGPNGAGKSTLFNLISGALKPHHGQVLIDGVDMTGAAPERTKAAGLSRSFQITSLFPELTVAENLRLAAQVLEPTGRAFLPVGRSTRALAKTGQMLERFQLAHKRDDLAGNLSHGDQRRLEIAVCLASEPKILLLDEPTQGMSHGDTAETARLVRSLTDDVTILLIEHDIGLVMDLSDHVVVMHQGRKLAEGPPDLVRADPAVQAAYFGHA
- a CDS encoding branched-chain amino acid ABC transporter permease, encoding MHDRLTQSMRASHLLALLFVLAALGLAAMGAATGDTFYLRLGTEALIFAGLALSVDLLLGYSGALSLGQALYFGIGAYVSALTLMKLPSFWLAMGAAFLATLIAAVIGGLIANRVRGVYFALITFGLAQVMAKVVYNTRELGASDGMIGIPVIEIGLGPFTVSAGSPVGFFLIVLAIIMALYALTAYLLDTPFGRVLTALKANEKRVPFLGYSVWRARMAAYVLAGVIAGLSGALYPMLRGFVSPELMFFATSGNAVISVVLGGVGTLIGAIYGSVLLVILKSIIGSWTEHHLIVIGLLFMLCVMFLPKGLVGVVRPAIETWLSRRRPAAVAMAAPADLPAIVAETARTSP
- a CDS encoding branched-chain amino acid ABC transporter permease; this encodes MTPVDYLQFVLAPQVVNGLALGVAVVLVALGLTIIFGMLDVINMSHGEFYAIGAYAALALGAAGIGFWFLLVLVPVLMIPLGMAAERLLIRPVFDTRDRHVTTLLVTFGLGLIVEDVLKIVFGANTQRPPTPIPGATEIFGIILPNYRIFLILVGAAIVLGVAFVVYKTRLGAMVRAAAFDRNMAASLGVPVSLVYAGTFAFGVSLAGLAGVLLAPIYSVFPTMGRDFILLAFTVVIVGGMGSIWGAVVAGLLLTQVQALASLVISPVWTDPIVFGTMVAFLVFRPQGLFGRLGHA
- a CDS encoding ABC transporter substrate-binding protein, translating into MKTAAKTILAKTTFAAGLLAATALSGSAFAQSGPIKIGVVTPLSGTYTPIGQQVRWGLELAAKEINATGGIAGRQVNLLFEDEEANPSVAVQKAEKLFQVEKVDFLTGTVNSGSTLAVAQLAERNAKLAATTVSFADSITTDKCSPNMFRVNARAEQQSVALAAWLAKEKPKAKVYYLGPDYEMGRSTVAAFKSSAEKGGAQSGGEVFAPLDSKDYTQYFGQIRATRPQVLYTSVAGNDTVRLLTQLQDFGLLSGLTVVGASGTVTSQNITAIGAAAEGFATGVGYSPQIDSPANKTFVDAFRAANKTDPDLYGADSYGLLFAYKAAVEKAGSTETDKVREALRGLSWQTPQGTKTIRAGDHQAMQPMYVVRVTKGKFDIIDNVSSENAIGPDTCTRF